Proteins found in one Bacillus subtilis subsp. subtilis str. 168 genomic segment:
- the yotL gene encoding putative transcriptional regulator; phage SPbeta (Evidence 3: Putative function from multiple computational evidences; Product type r: regulator), with protein sequence MKKQWKPVDSRLNELMHEYSVSIEDLVECTGLSKQRINDYVGGFKSNMNIGTAMTFADAIGCSIEELYVWNFKERRQLTK encoded by the coding sequence GTGAAAAAACAATGGAAACCAGTTGATTCAAGACTCAATGAGCTCATGCATGAATATAGCGTTTCAATTGAAGATCTTGTTGAATGTACTGGATTATCAAAACAACGTATTAATGATTATGTAGGTGGTTTTAAATCAAATATGAATATTGGAACAGCAATGACATTTGCTGATGCCATAGGTTGCTCTATAGAAGAGCTTTATGTATGGAACTTTAAAGAGCGCAGACAATTAACCAAATAA
- the yotK gene encoding putative nucleic acid binding protein; phage SPbeta (Evidence 3: Putative function from multiple computational evidences; Product type s: structure): MNEAYHSIQTLLNKMDRQMKTVKEAIEEKDLQRAHRNLINLADNNEELMQEIRWVKKGTIL, from the coding sequence ATTAACGAGGCTTATCATTCAATTCAAACACTGTTAAACAAGATGGATAGACAAATGAAGACAGTGAAGGAGGCCATTGAAGAAAAAGATTTGCAAAGAGCACATCGTAACTTAATTAACTTGGCTGACAATAATGAGGAATTAATGCAGGAAATAAGGTGGGTCAAAAAGGGAACCATATTATAA
- the yotJ gene encoding hypothetical protein; phage SPbeta (Evidence 5: Unknown function), which translates to MCNRNVITIPYEEDMSKYSILHQVGGRIEYFQKEYSQYPMFAFDSEEDYNEYKCLIMQLKKNKKVSSFSF; encoded by the coding sequence ATGTGTAATCGAAATGTTATTACAATTCCATATGAAGAGGATATGTCAAAGTATTCAATACTACACCAGGTAGGGGGGCGAATTGAGTATTTTCAAAAAGAGTATTCACAATATCCAATGTTCGCATTTGATAGTGAAGAGGATTACAACGAATATAAATGCTTAATAATGCAGCTTAAAAAGAATAAAAAAGTCTCTAGTTTCTCTTTTTAA
- the yotI gene encoding conserved hypothetical protein; phage SPbeta (Evidence 4: Unknown function but conserved in other organisms): MIEIFKDTGATHDLVYHSKINTFVWDVEFDIVLSDSKELNKCYFVKCFNPYRINGKCDFAVSSIDIFSEGKRLLIENEFNFKITKAVHVATSKDVTEIVLHLSERISSPFPIVKEVVYLD, encoded by the coding sequence ATGATTGAAATTTTTAAAGATACAGGAGCTACCCATGATTTAGTTTATCATTCTAAGATTAACACGTTTGTTTGGGATGTGGAATTTGACATTGTTTTATCAGACAGTAAGGAATTAAATAAATGTTATTTTGTGAAATGCTTTAATCCGTATCGAATAAATGGAAAGTGTGATTTTGCGGTTAGTTCAATAGATATATTTTCCGAAGGTAAACGTCTCTTAATTGAAAATGAATTCAATTTTAAAATTACAAAGGCAGTCCACGTGGCAACATCAAAAGACGTAACTGAAATAGTTTTGCATTTAAGTGAGAGAATCAGTAGTCCATTTCCAATTGTAAAAGAAGTTGTTTATCTAGATTAA
- the yotH gene encoding putative sensor or permease; phage SPbeta (Evidence 3: Putative function from multiple computational evidences; PubMedId: 14563871; Product type rc: receptor) yields the protein MIVTAWILLIVFGLFALSDFDLTENETKHIKFFILMKFVSVFIAAIAAGVIWGGLFQ from the coding sequence CTGATTGTTACAGCCTGGATATTGTTAATTGTGTTTGGTTTATTCGCTTTATCAGATTTTGACTTAACTGAGAACGAAACAAAGCATATTAAGTTTTTCATTTTAATGAAATTTGTTTCTGTCTTTATAGCTGCTATTGCAGCAGGAGTGATTTGGGGAGGATTATTTCAATGA
- the yotG gene encoding hypothetical protein; phage SPbeta (Evidence 5: Unknown function) — MKESLMIYFNIENSSDIHEFLKIAVAKNDVDYPFLEWIKEKGIPRLKNIDFNKLPNDDRFLAMIEFDEFVLQNEMDFEDPEEVRGCIISTVNSLKEYINICHNKT; from the coding sequence ATGAAGGAAAGTCTCATGATTTATTTCAATATTGAAAACTCTTCTGATATTCATGAGTTTTTAAAAATCGCAGTAGCAAAGAATGATGTTGATTATCCCTTCCTTGAATGGATAAAGGAAAAAGGTATTCCAAGATTAAAGAATATTGATTTTAATAAGCTACCCAATGACGATCGCTTTCTTGCCATGATTGAGTTTGATGAATTTGTTCTGCAAAATGAAATGGATTTTGAAGATCCTGAAGAGGTTCGAGGGTGTATTATTTCAACAGTTAATAGCCTGAAGGAATATATTAATATCTGCCACAATAAAACATGA
- the yotF gene encoding hypothetical protein; phage SPbeta (Evidence 5: Unknown function): MENVMSWFNIDFEIKSDNNIDKTLL, from the coding sequence ATGGAGAACGTAATGTCCTGGTTTAATATAGACTTTGAAATTAAATCAGACAATAACATTGATAAAACTTTATTGTGA
- the yotE gene encoding hypothetical protein; phage SPbeta (Evidence 5: Unknown function) yields MKEIEFEEVKKFVEVMSRRLRSTKVIKIHISYAEWLVAEVERLRGLVK; encoded by the coding sequence ATGAAAGAGATTGAATTTGAAGAAGTTAAAAAATTTGTTGAAGTAATGTCTCGGCGACTTAGATCAACCAAGGTGATAAAAATTCATATCAGTTATGCAGAATGGTTAGTTGCAGAAGTCGAACGCTTAAGGGGGTTAGTCAAGTGA
- a CDS encoding hypothetical protein (Evidence 5: Unknown function): MVDLSRRDITSTNFLTSSNSISFIEFIPLNEINVLINQVSYFLALYRFHHKKDMKNLNCHLSN, translated from the coding sequence TTGGTTGATCTAAGTCGCCGAGACATTACTTCAACAAATTTTTTAACTTCTTCAAATTCAATCTCTTTCATTGAGTTTATCCCACTAAATGAAATCAACGTCTTAATCAATCAAGTATCTTATTTTTTGGCTTTATATCGATTTCATCACAAGAAGGACATGAAAAATCTGAATTGTCACCTATCCAACTAA
- the yotD gene encoding conserved protein with rubredoxin fold; phage SPbeta (Evidence 5: Unknown function): MDSREQIDWTCNECNFSWIGDNSDFSCPSCDEIDIKPKNKILD, from the coding sequence ATGGACAGTAGAGAACAAATTGATTGGACTTGTAATGAATGCAATTTTAGTTGGATAGGTGACAATTCAGATTTTTCATGTCCTTCTTGTGATGAAATCGATATAAAGCCAAAAAATAAGATACTTGATTGA
- the yotC gene encoding hypothetical protein; phage SPbeta (Evidence 5: Unknown function) encodes MENEVVFFCRKCNHHLFAKNPMINTLKVISEMDCPNCGEEGYHNWILSHIGDSEKEKENYNWK; translated from the coding sequence ATGGAAAATGAAGTTGTGTTTTTTTGTAGAAAATGCAATCATCACTTGTTTGCTAAAAATCCTATGATAAACACATTAAAGGTTATATCTGAAATGGATTGCCCTAATTGTGGAGAAGAGGGTTATCATAATTGGATTCTTTCGCATATAGGTGATTCAGAGAAAGAAAAGGAGAACTACAATTGGAAGTAG
- the yotB gene encoding putative metallo-dependent hydrolase; phage SPbeta (Evidence 3: Putative function from multiple computational evidences; Product type e: enzyme) — translation MKIDYVSDLHINHWIPWNVNQIKWEKRTREIVNRLISNGNGEVLVIAGDFTEWNQQTLWVLDEAAKQYEKVYFTYGNHDLYLLSKSQKRKYSDSLGRLNDLIQKAADMKNVTPLIKTTETYKGKVFAGDVMWYLPKGIEGWDFFKGVSNDSNYIWLNGYNKVDGVRAMWKESMDWYETLENTQVDVFVSHVPPVHNPYSPFEPNTCYMVDVPFINAKHWVCGHDHLQAEFDKDGTSFHMNCIGYPYDYDNYPSVNVIPGEEVDSYKTFELKTFEI, via the coding sequence ATGAAAATTGATTATGTTTCAGATCTCCATATAAATCATTGGATTCCTTGGAATGTAAATCAGATTAAGTGGGAGAAGCGAACAAGAGAAATTGTAAATAGGTTAATCTCAAACGGTAATGGGGAGGTATTGGTCATTGCCGGCGATTTTACTGAATGGAATCAACAAACTTTATGGGTTTTAGATGAGGCAGCAAAGCAATACGAGAAGGTTTACTTTACATATGGTAATCATGATCTTTATTTACTTAGCAAGAGCCAAAAAAGGAAATACTCAGACTCGTTAGGCAGGTTGAATGATCTAATTCAAAAAGCTGCTGACATGAAAAATGTAACACCATTAATTAAGACAACTGAAACATACAAAGGAAAAGTCTTTGCAGGAGATGTAATGTGGTACCTTCCAAAAGGAATCGAAGGATGGGACTTCTTTAAAGGAGTATCTAACGATTCTAATTACATTTGGCTTAATGGTTATAACAAAGTAGATGGTGTAAGAGCGATGTGGAAAGAATCAATGGATTGGTATGAAACGCTTGAAAATACACAAGTTGATGTATTTGTCTCACATGTTCCACCTGTTCACAATCCTTATTCTCCATTTGAGCCTAATACATGCTACATGGTTGATGTCCCGTTCATTAACGCAAAACACTGGGTTTGTGGACATGATCATTTACAAGCTGAGTTTGACAAAGATGGAACGAGCTTTCACATGAATTGTATCGGATACCCGTATGACTATGATAATTATCCGAGTGTCAATGTGATACCTGGTGAAGAAGTAGATTCATATAAAACGTTTGAGCTTAAAACATTCGAGATTTAG
- the sspC gene encoding small acid-soluble spore protein (alpha/beta-type SASP); SPbeta phage protein (Evidence 1a: Function from experimental evidences in the studied strain; PubMedId: 10376821, 12234173, 14526021, 15150240; Product type s: structure), translating to MAQQSRSRSNNNNDLLIPQAASAIEQMKLEIASEFGVQLGAETTSRANGSVGGEITKRLVRLAQQNMGGQFH from the coding sequence ATGGCTCAACAAAGTAGATCAAGATCAAACAACAATAATGATTTACTAATTCCTCAAGCAGCTTCAGCTATTGAACAAATGAAACTTGAAATAGCTTCTGAGTTTGGTGTTCAATTAGGCGCTGAGACTACATCTCGTGCAAACGGTTCAGTTGGTGGAGAAATCACTAAACGTTTAGTTCGCTTAGCTCAACAAAACATGGGCGGTCAATTTCATTAA
- the yosX gene encoding conserved hypothetical protein; phage SPbeta (Evidence 4: Unknown function but conserved in other organisms) — MEVGDKIHNTNEQITALEKKKYQIETTLLEKQRDLLKLETQQNKAKLELLFELSEVLTQLEGEEWVSATIALRIIKRNKRKYLDLFDLNDDKAYVNKDKFKFLHDEFFELKQQLNDI, encoded by the coding sequence TTGGAAGTAGGAGACAAAATACATAACACCAACGAACAGATAACAGCCTTAGAGAAAAAGAAATACCAAATTGAAACAACTTTACTTGAAAAACAAAGGGATCTGTTAAAACTCGAAACACAGCAAAACAAAGCTAAGCTTGAATTGTTATTCGAGCTAAGTGAAGTCTTAACCCAATTGGAAGGTGAAGAGTGGGTAAGTGCCACTATTGCTTTACGAATTATTAAAAGAAATAAAAGAAAGTACTTAGATCTCTTTGATCTTAATGATGACAAAGCATACGTAAATAAGGATAAATTTAAATTTCTTCATGATGAATTCTTTGAGCTGAAACAACAATTAAATGATATCTGA
- the yosW gene encoding conserved hypothetical protein; phage SPbeta (Evidence 4: Unknown function but conserved in other organisms): MIMRGESNTYIKVKSVLDNSTPEDAKRNKNLIYLFTLLKGSSLIIPLAYNGLIMHENILILCWTAFSVIYTVLSMFKVLDVLEGETVSHSRYIYLAYVFGNLIFALSIIFHIM; this comes from the coding sequence TTGATTATGCGAGGGGAAAGCAATACGTATATAAAAGTAAAGAGTGTGCTTGATAATTCAACTCCAGAAGATGCGAAACGAAATAAGAATTTAATTTACCTGTTTACTTTGCTTAAGGGGAGTTCTTTAATCATCCCCTTGGCATATAACGGTTTAATTATGCATGAAAATATCCTTATACTCTGTTGGACAGCATTTTCAGTTATATACACAGTCCTAAGCATGTTTAAGGTTTTAGACGTGTTGGAGGGCGAAACAGTGAGCCATAGTAGGTATATTTATTTGGCTTATGTCTTTGGGAACCTTATCTTTGCTTTGAGTATTATTTTTCATATAATGTGA
- the yosV gene encoding conserved hypothetical protein; phage SPbeta (Evidence 4: Unknown function but conserved in other organisms): MFKDKNKIIKSVEKINKLEEGLSLFEEGDEEYLSVLVKIQGLYDEISDTALECFKEMTTKIRKTGQKRIIKGIDQLPHTIKENIADQVNDFKGGAI; this comes from the coding sequence TTGTTTAAGGATAAAAATAAAATAATAAAGAGTGTTGAAAAGATCAACAAACTTGAAGAAGGGTTGTCGCTATTTGAAGAAGGTGACGAAGAATATTTAAGTGTATTAGTGAAAATTCAGGGGCTATATGATGAAATCTCAGATACTGCTTTAGAGTGTTTTAAAGAGATGACTACAAAAATTAGGAAAACTGGTCAGAAACGGATTATAAAAGGGATTGATCAGTTGCCACATACAATTAAAGAAAACATTGCTGATCAAGTGAATGATTTTAAAGGGGGAGCTATTTGA
- the yojW gene encoding hypothetical protein (Evidence 5: Unknown function) codes for MLYRNGLCFGFLQLQGLEDEFIEHMRQVAEYEKDLRYKKAAANFMKMHDQNWVGD; via the coding sequence ATGCTTTATAGGAACGGTCTTTGCTTTGGGTTTCTTCAGTTACAAGGACTTGAAGATGAATTTATTGAACATATGAGACAAGTTGCTGAGTACGAGAAAGACCTGAGATACAAGAAGGCAGCAGCTAACTTCATGAAGATGCATGACCAAAACTGGGTGGGGGATTAA
- the yosU gene encoding hypothetical protein (Evidence 5: Unknown function) — MRKILKIVSLLILLLLLVYSFFSPNSQLFVFVQLIIIAFLIGFGINCFVKKERYQGTLYFVIAICNITINLDKINELIQSI; from the coding sequence TTGCGAAAAATATTAAAAATCGTTAGCTTACTGATTCTATTGTTATTATTGGTTTATTCTTTCTTCAGTCCTAATTCACAATTATTTGTGTTCGTTCAGCTAATCATAATTGCATTTTTGATTGGTTTTGGAATTAACTGTTTTGTTAAAAAAGAACGATACCAAGGTACTCTATACTTCGTAATTGCAATATGCAACATTACCATTAATCTTGATAAAATAAACGAGTTAATTCAGAGCATTTAA
- the yosT gene encoding putative transcription modulator; phage SPbeta (Evidence 3: Putative function from multiple computational evidences; Product type r: regulator), with product MKITIEELPELRIAYFRNVGEYGGKQNKELMESFKKWAQLNGVFHNSVILGIPQDDPSITPKEECRYDVGVVLNEDFNVLQPAQVGKLPGGKYAVFLLDHTKEAVSEFWGNIFSEIEKNSLTMRGEPIIERYTSQMIDNHLCEVLVPIQ from the coding sequence ATGAAAATAACTATTGAAGAATTACCTGAATTAAGGATTGCTTATTTCCGAAACGTTGGAGAGTATGGTGGTAAGCAAAACAAAGAACTAATGGAATCTTTTAAAAAGTGGGCACAGTTGAATGGTGTATTTCATAACTCTGTAATTTTAGGAATTCCACAAGATGATCCAAGTATTACTCCTAAAGAGGAATGCCGTTATGATGTTGGTGTTGTATTAAATGAAGATTTTAATGTGCTGCAACCAGCTCAAGTTGGTAAGTTACCTGGAGGGAAATACGCTGTTTTCTTGCTTGACCATACAAAAGAGGCAGTAAGTGAATTTTGGGGCAATATTTTCTCTGAAATAGAAAAAAATAGTCTAACTATGAGAGGAGAACCAATTATAGAGAGATATACTTCACAAATGATTGATAATCACTTATGTGAAGTATTAGTTCCTATCCAATAA
- the dutB gene encoding SPbeta phage deoxyuridine 5'-triphosphate nucleotidohydrolase (Evidence 1a: Function from experimental evidences in the studied strain; PubMedId: 11375514, 15939294, 21358047, 23897460; Product type e: enzyme): MQIKIKYLDETQTRINKMEQGDWIDLRAAEDVAIKKDEFKLVPLGVAMELPEGYEAHVVPRSSTYKNFGVIQTNSMGVIDESYKGDNDFWFFPAYALRDTKIKKGDRICQFRIMKKMPAVDLIEVDRLGNGDRGGHGSTGTK; this comes from the coding sequence ATGCAAATTAAAATCAAATACTTAGATGAAACACAAACAAGAATTAACAAAATGGAGCAAGGTGATTGGATTGATCTTCGTGCAGCTGAAGATGTAGCGATCAAAAAAGATGAATTTAAACTTGTTCCATTGGGAGTGGCCATGGAATTGCCTGAAGGTTACGAAGCACATGTCGTTCCTCGTTCGAGTACGTATAAGAACTTTGGTGTGATTCAAACAAACTCAATGGGTGTTATCGATGAGTCTTATAAGGGTGACAACGATTTTTGGTTCTTTCCTGCTTATGCGTTACGTGACACAAAGATTAAGAAAGGGGATCGAATCTGCCAGTTCAGAATTATGAAGAAGATGCCGGCAGTTGACTTGATCGAGGTAGACCGTCTAGGCAACGGTGACCGAGGTGGGCACGGATCAACTGGAACGAAGTAA
- the nrdFB gene encoding phage SPbeta ribonucleoside diphosphate reductase (Evidence 2b: Function from indirect experimental evidences (e.g. phenotypes); PubMedId: 9465078, 16621400, 23391036; Product type e: enzyme), producing MTKIYDAANWSKHEDDFTQMFYNQNVKQFWLPEEIALNGDLLTWKYLGKNEQDTYMKVLAGLTLLDTEQGNTGMPIVAEHVDGHQRKAVLNFMAMMENAVHAKSYSNIFLTLAPTEQINEVFEWVKNNRFLQKKARTIVSVYKTIKKNDEISLFKGMVASVFLESFLFYSGFYYPLYFYGQGKLMQSGEIINLIIRDEAIHGVYVGLLAQEIYKKQTPQKQKELYAWALNLLQELYENELEYTEDVYDQVGLAPDVKKFIRYNANKALNNLGFDHWFEEEDVNPIVINGLNTKTKSHDFFSTKGNGYKKATVEPLKDSDFIFTEKGCIQ from the exons TTGACAAAAATTTATGACGCAGCAAACTGGTCAAAGCATGAAGACGATTTTACCCAAATGTTCTATAACCAAAACGTGAAACAGTTCTGGCTTCCGGAAGAGATTGCTTTAAACGGCGATCTCCTCACATGGAAGTACCTCGGAAAAAATGAGCAGGACACTTATATGAAGGTACTGGCCGGACTTACGCTTCTTGATACAGAGCAGGGGAATACGGGGATGCCGATCGTGGCTGAACACGTAGATGGACATCAAAGAAAGGCAGTTTTAAATTTCATGGCCATGATGGAAAATGCTGTTCATGCAAAGTCTTACAGCAACATCTTTCTAACATTGGCTCCAACCGAGCAGATCAATGAAGTCTTTGAATGGGTGAAAAACAATAGGTTTCTTCAAAAGAAAGCTAGAACAATTGTTTCAGTCTATAAAACAATCAAGAAAAACGATGAAATTTCTTTATTTAAAGGAATGGTTGCATCTGTGTTCCTGGAGAGTTTTCTTTTCTACTCAGGGTTTTATTACCCACTTTATTTTTATGGACAAGGAAAGTTAATGCAAAGTGGAGAGATCATTAACCTGATT ATTAGAGACGAAGCGATACATGGCGTATATGTAGGATTGTTAGCTCAAGAGATTTATAAGAAGCAAACGCCACAGAAGCAAAAAGAACTGTACGCATGGGCTTTAAACTTACTGCAGGAACTTTACGAAAATGAATTGGAGTATACAGAAGATGTCTATGATCAGGTTGGATTAGCTCCAGATGTAAAGAAATTCATCAGATACAACGCAAATAAAGCTTTAAACAATCTGGGCTTTGATCATTGGTTTGAAGAAGAGGATGTTAATCCAATTGTTATCAATGGTTTGAACACTAAGACTAAATCCCATGACTTCTTTTCAACTAAAGGGAATGGATACAAAAAAGCAACAGTGGAGCCTTTAAAGGATTCAGATTTCATTTTTACCGAGAAAGGATGTATTCAATGA
- the yosQ gene encoding SPbeta phage endodeoxyribonuclease (homing endonuclease, responsible for intron mobility) (Evidence 1a: Function from experimental evidences in the studied strain; PubMedId: 11470879, 16621400, 17395719, 9465078; Product type h: extrachromosomal origin): MIRKEVEEAPWWITETGVIISKKLKKPRKTFITPHGYEMIGYTHPKKGTQNYLVHRLVAKYFIYDIPKGMFVNHIDGNKLNNHVRNLEIVTPKENTLHAMKIGLMSGQPGESNSMSKLTNMEATNLIYDLIAGMNNVEAGEKYSLHPRYVSLIRHKRRWKTLWDRIERSTTIA, translated from the coding sequence ATGATAAGGAAAGAAGTCGAAGAAGCACCTTGGTGGATAACGGAAACGGGAGTTATCATATCAAAAAAATTAAAGAAACCAAGAAAGACATTTATTACTCCACATGGCTATGAAATGATAGGATACACGCATCCGAAAAAAGGAACACAGAACTATTTAGTACATAGGTTAGTCGCAAAATATTTTATTTATGATATACCAAAAGGAATGTTTGTAAACCACATAGATGGAAATAAACTAAACAACCACGTTCGGAACTTAGAAATAGTTACACCTAAAGAAAATACTCTACATGCAATGAAAATTGGATTAATGTCAGGACAACCTGGAGAAAGTAATTCAATGTCAAAGCTCACTAATATGGAGGCAACAAATTTAATCTATGATTTGATTGCTGGAATGAACAATGTTGAAGCTGGTGAAAAATACAGCCTTCATCCTCGTTACGTTAGTCTAATTCGACATAAAAGAAGATGGAAGACTTTATGGGATCGCATAGAACGTTCAACGACTATCGCATAG